A stretch of DNA from Gimesia chilikensis:
TGAAGCTGCTGATGGAAGGCTACCGGAAACAGGGTGACCTGGAACAGGCACTGCGCTGGGGACAGGCGGCTTTACAGGTAGACGTGCTGGATCCGGAAACGCATCAGCAGCTTTCCGAAATCGCTTTGAAGCTGGACCGAATATCGGTTGCCATTCGCGAACTCAAGATGCTGCTGCACCTGCAGGAAGACAACGCTGAACAGCGTTACCTGCTTGCTAAAACACTGCTGGATGCAGGACAACGAGAGGCAGCCCGGACTGAGCTGGATCTGCTCTTAAAACAGAACCCCACACACGCCGAGGGGCTCAAACTGAAACAGAAACTGTAACACGCCCGACACGCATGGCGTATGATGATCATCATTTGAACTGACGCAGACAAGGAACCATTGTGACCAACGACCTCCCCCCCGCTTCGGAAACTTCCTCGACAGACGCAAACCCGCGGCAACCAGGCTTATCGGTTTCCCAGTTCCAGGCGGTGATTCATAAAATGTTTTTCGAGAAGGACCAGTCACGGGGGATCGAAGGCACGTTTATGTGGTTTATGGAAGAGGTCGGCGAACTCTCTTCTGCGCTGCGTGAAAACGACGATCCACAGAACCTGGAAGAGGAATTTGCAGATGTTCTGGCCTGGCTGGCGACCATGGCGAATGTGGCGGGTGTCGATCTGGAACAGGCCGTCAGTCGTAAATATGTCCAGGGATGTCCACGGTGCAATCAGGCAGTGTGTACTTGTGATCTCTCCTGGAAGCCCTGAATCGTAAATGTGAATATCGTAATGATTTGGGGCATAAAGATTGACACTGCTTTATATCTGAATTTAGACTGGAGAGATGCGGAGAAGTTTCGGCTTCTTTCTCCTGTCAGCAATATTCTCTCATCTCAGATTGCTAACGCATCAACATGGAAAATCATTGCGCCTTAATCAGACGGAATGCGAGCCCGCACCGTACCAGCCTGACTGGTATCTGGTGCCTCTGTACTTTCCTTCTGCTCGCGTGCTTTGCCGAGCAGGCAGCAGCCCAACCTCCTCAGGCGGAGATTGACGCCGCCATCAAACGCGGAGTTGCTTTCCTCAAAAAGAAGCCCGACTATGGCCGGAGCGGCATGAATGCCTTTGTGGCATACACGCTGTTGAAAACGGGTGAATCCCCCGACTCCCCTTACATCCAGAACTGCCTGAAAAACATCATGGCAGATCATAACCAGAAGAATTCCGACGGCGAAATCGTTTATACTCCGGGCGGAGATTACAATTACACTGCCGGCG
This window harbors:
- a CDS encoding MazG nucleotide pyrophosphohydrolase domain-containing protein yields the protein MFFEKDQSRGIEGTFMWFMEEVGELSSALRENDDPQNLEEEFADVLAWLATMANVAGVDLEQAVSRKYVQGCPRCNQAVCTCDLSWKP